In Acipenser ruthenus chromosome 6, fAciRut3.2 maternal haplotype, whole genome shotgun sequence, the following proteins share a genomic window:
- the LOC117411418 gene encoding peptidase M20 domain-containing protein 2-like, with the protein MQTADKCNQDQLQQCKHKAGCCIDSAKDTLFALSKDIWSCAELAYEEKQSHDILVRFFTETEKGWSVESHYKLDTAFRATWGPTGVNAGGDTLNIGFLCEYDALPGIGHACGHNLIAEVGAAAAVGMKGALEALVDPPVRVMVTVIGTPAEEEGGGKIDLIEAGGFEGLDLVFMAHPSQEDAAYLPDMAEDDVMVKYYGKASHAAAYPWEGINALDAAVLAYNNLSVLRQQLKPDWRLHGIIKHGGVKPNIIPAFSELVFYLRTPKRRDLPFLREKAEQCFRSAAMATGCRVELQYGPHEYHNILLNKTLTRLYEENGKALGIEFTTDEQVLNTPSGSTDFGNLSFVVPGIHPYFYIGTEALNHTEEYTAAAGSDKAQFFTLRTAKTLVMTALDVLFNPELLKQVKEDFRLSKLKEECEVRRENGSGSGPGQWGGAASASR; encoded by the exons ATGCAAACAGCGGACAAGTGCAATCAAGATCAATTGCAGCAGTGCAAACACAAAGCAGGATGTTGCATAGATTCAGCTAAGGACACGCTGTTCGCGTTGAGTAAAGACATATGGAGCTGCGCAGAACTAGCGTACGAGGAAAAGCAGTCTCACGACATCCTCGTCCGCTTCTTCACGGAGACAGAGAAGGGATGGAGCGTTGAAAGCCATTACAAACTGGACACGGCGTTCCGAGCCACATGGGGACCCACCGGAGTCAACGCGGGGGGAGACACGTTAAATATTGGGTTTCTGTGCGAGTATGACGCGTTGCCAGGTATCGGTCATGCGTGCGGACATAACCTGATCGCTGAGGTCGGTGCTGCCGCAGCTGTGGGAATGAAAGGGGCGTTGGAGGCGCTCGTCGATCCTCCAGTTCGAGTAATG GTGACTGTGATTGGAACTCCTGCCGAAGAAGAGGGAGGTGGCAAGATTGACCTGATCGAAGCGGGAGGCTTTGAAGGCCTGGACCTGGTGTTCATGGCACACCCATCGCAGGAGGATGCAGCCTACCTTCCTGACATGGCTGAGGATGA TGTGATGGTGAAGTACTATGGAAAGGCTTCTCATGCTGCAGCGTACCCATGGGAAGGGATTAATGCTTTAGATGCTGCTGTCCTGGCTTACAACAACTTATCTGTGCTGAGACAGCAGCTGAAGCCTGACTGGAGGCTCCACG GTATCATTAAACACGGAGGGGTGAAGCCGAACATCATTCCAGCGTTCTCCGAACTGGTCTTCTATCTACGCACCCCGAAGCGCAGGGACCTTCCGTTTCTCAGAGAGAAGGCGGAGCAGTGTTTCAGATCTGCTGCCATGGCAACCGGGTGCCGA GTGGAGCTGCAATACGGGCCTCACGAGTACCACAATATTCTTCTCAACAAGACACTGACACGGCTGTATGAGGAGAATGGGAAGGCACTTGGCATTGAATTCACAACAGACGAGCAGGTGCTCAACACTCCATCTG GATCCACAGATTTTGGAAATCTGTCCTTTGTTGTTCCTGGAATCCACCCCTATTTTTACATTGGCACCGAAGCACTGAATCACACTGAAGAGTACACTGCAGCTGCTG GTTCTGATAAGGCCCAGTTTTTCACCTTGCGGACGGCCAAGACGCTGGTGATGACGGCGCTGGATGTTCTGTTTAACCCAGAGCTTCTGAAGCAGGTGAAAGAAGACTTCCGCCTGTCCAAGCTGAAAGAAGAATGTGAAGTGAGACGGGAGAATGGCAGTGGGTCAGGGCCTGGGCAGTGGGGTGGGGCGGCCAGTGCCTCCCGCTGA